One window from the genome of Aeromonas sp. FDAARGOS 1405 encodes:
- the rsmF gene encoding 16S rRNA (cytosine(1407)-C(5))-methyltransferase RsmF — MHDNTFLPDYFLRHIAAIMPAHLSMDEFVASCRRPLRRSIRVNTLKIAVSDFVALMEPLGWQLDPVPWCDTGFWLTRCDETVPLGNTAEHLSGLFYIQEASSMLPVTALFASDKIKTEGMLLDAAAAPGSKTTQIAALMNNQGMLVANEFSSSRLKVLNANIQRCGVTNVGMTHFDAKVFGQWLPETFDAILLDAPCSGEGTVRKDEDALRNWSIESIDEIAAVQQGLLESAFHALKPGGVLVYSTCTLSEQENQAVCQSLLDKFGDALSFDSLADLFPHAEQACTPEGYLHVWPQIFDSEGFFVARLRKHHSVPNTMFKPGKLGKFPFTPLPAKEAEPILREIEANFGVAPQGQLFGRNDEIWLFPQQFDLVQGKLRFDRIGIKLAETFKKGYRLTHEWALAYGDKASKGVVELDCTNAREFMMGRDVWPEQDAGTGEVIVRYQGYTLGMGKWVGSRVKNALPRELVRDNNLFNA, encoded by the coding sequence GTGCACGACAACACCTTCCTTCCCGATTACTTTTTACGCCACATTGCGGCCATCATGCCGGCCCATCTCTCGATGGATGAGTTTGTGGCCAGTTGTCGACGTCCGCTGCGCCGCAGCATTCGGGTCAACACCTTGAAGATCGCCGTCTCGGATTTCGTCGCCCTGATGGAGCCACTGGGTTGGCAACTCGACCCTGTCCCCTGGTGTGATACCGGCTTCTGGCTGACCCGCTGCGATGAAACCGTCCCCCTTGGCAACACCGCCGAGCATTTGAGCGGGCTCTTCTACATTCAGGAAGCGAGCTCCATGCTGCCGGTAACGGCGCTCTTTGCCAGCGACAAGATCAAAACGGAGGGCATGTTGCTGGATGCGGCGGCGGCCCCCGGCTCCAAGACCACCCAGATCGCGGCCCTGATGAACAATCAGGGGATGCTGGTTGCCAACGAGTTTTCCAGCAGCCGGTTGAAAGTGCTGAATGCCAATATCCAGCGCTGCGGTGTGACCAATGTCGGGATGACCCACTTTGATGCCAAGGTATTTGGCCAGTGGCTGCCGGAGACCTTCGACGCTATCCTGCTCGATGCCCCCTGCTCCGGTGAAGGGACTGTGCGCAAGGATGAAGATGCGCTGCGCAACTGGAGTATCGAGAGCATCGACGAGATTGCGGCGGTGCAACAAGGGTTGCTGGAGAGCGCCTTCCATGCCCTGAAACCGGGTGGTGTGCTGGTCTACTCCACCTGCACCTTGAGTGAGCAGGAGAATCAGGCGGTCTGCCAATCCCTGCTGGACAAGTTTGGCGATGCCTTGAGTTTTGACTCACTGGCCGACCTGTTTCCCCATGCAGAGCAAGCCTGCACACCTGAAGGATATCTGCACGTTTGGCCCCAGATCTTCGATAGTGAAGGCTTTTTCGTCGCCAGATTGCGCAAGCATCACTCGGTACCCAACACCATGTTCAAGCCGGGCAAGCTGGGTAAATTCCCTTTTACGCCCCTTCCTGCCAAAGAGGCGGAACCCATATTGCGCGAGATTGAAGCCAACTTCGGAGTGGCACCGCAGGGTCAACTGTTTGGCCGCAATGACGAGATCTGGCTCTTTCCCCAGCAGTTTGATCTGGTGCAGGGCAAGCTGCGCTTCGATCGCATCGGCATCAAGTTGGCCGAGACCTTCAAGAAAGGTTATCGCCTCACTCATGAGTGGGCATTGGCCTATGGAGATAAAGCGAGCAAGGGCGTGGTCGAGCTGGATTGCACCAATGCGCGGGAATTCATGATGGGGCGAGATGTCTGGCCTGAACAGGATGCGGGCACTGGCGAGGTGATCGTCCGCTATCAGGGGTATACCTTGGGCATGGGGAAATGGGTGGGGAGTCGGGTCAAGAATGCCCTCCCCCGCGAGCTGGTGCGTGACAACAATCTGTTCAATGCGTAG
- a CDS encoding RepB family protein, whose protein sequence is MSQEITVREEQEAGPQNNAERQRQHVKRKQETHTRLQCWISNRHAERLAALGLHLEDSQASLIEQAIDLLYQHELGREPPFENRVATQLEETVE, encoded by the coding sequence ATGAGCCAAGAAATCACAGTGCGTGAAGAGCAAGAGGCGGGGCCCCAAAACAATGCCGAGCGGCAGCGCCAACATGTAAAACGCAAGCAGGAGACCCATACCCGGCTGCAATGCTGGATCAGCAATCGCCACGCCGAACGATTGGCCGCACTGGGTCTTCATCTCGAAGACAGTCAGGCATCACTCATCGAGCAGGCGATCGATCTGCTCTACCAACATGAGCTGGGTAGAGAACCTCCGTTTGAAAACAGAGTCGCCACACAGCTCGAAGAGACCGTCGAATAG
- a CDS encoding site-specific integrase codes for MRSAKADSTLNAYQADTRIFVFWCQLHGLDPLQTTHHDIMNFLADQADGVLADWIWLDKEEGKGELRNGEPRKPATLVRRLAGIRYAFKQKGIHPMPTEHPEIKEMMRGIVRLGDNRKRKTGALTLQPLTQVLDGIDTGDLAGLRDHTLLLLMFSGALRRSEAARIEVSDLDFVGQGIRLRLKPSKHQLHETEIALIPGKHYCPVSALQKWLHKSRISEGPLFRRMNRWGQLMAEPLGPQGINLMIKRRTGQTIDDLYVSGHSLRRGFITSAVTAGKPMNKIIEVTRHKDMRTLQEYFDDAHKFSDHALDGLL; via the coding sequence TTGCGCAGTGCAAAAGCGGATTCCACCCTCAATGCCTATCAGGCGGATACCCGTATTTTTGTCTTCTGGTGTCAATTGCACGGGCTGGATCCGCTACAAACGACCCATCACGACATCATGAATTTTCTCGCTGATCAGGCCGACGGCGTATTGGCCGACTGGATATGGCTGGATAAAGAGGAGGGGAAGGGAGAACTGCGTAATGGCGAGCCTCGAAAACCAGCAACCCTGGTGAGACGGCTGGCGGGGATCCGTTATGCCTTCAAGCAGAAAGGCATTCACCCCATGCCCACCGAACATCCCGAAATCAAGGAGATGATGCGCGGTATTGTCAGGTTGGGGGATAACCGTAAACGCAAAACCGGCGCCCTGACGCTGCAACCATTGACCCAGGTGCTCGATGGCATCGACACCGGTGATCTGGCTGGCTTGCGTGATCATACCCTGCTGCTCTTGATGTTCAGTGGCGCCTTGCGCCGCTCGGAAGCAGCCCGAATTGAAGTGAGCGATCTCGATTTTGTGGGGCAGGGGATCCGCCTTCGCCTCAAACCGAGCAAGCATCAGCTGCATGAAACCGAGATAGCCTTGATTCCGGGCAAACACTATTGCCCCGTGTCGGCACTGCAAAAATGGCTACACAAAAGCCGGATCAGCGAGGGGCCGCTGTTTCGACGCATGAACCGCTGGGGCCAATTGATGGCCGAACCACTCGGCCCCCAGGGCATCAATCTGATGATCAAGCGCCGAACCGGCCAAACTATTGACGATCTCTACGTCAGTGGCCATAGCCTGCGTCGCGGGTTCATTACCTCGGCGGTGACTGCCGGTAAGCCGATGAACAAGATCATAGAAGTGACGCGCCACAAGGATATGCGGACCCTGCAGGAGTACTTCGATGACGCCCATAAGTTCTCCGATCATGCCCTTGATGGCTTGCTTTGA
- a CDS encoding TatD family hydrolase, which yields MLLVDSHCHLDRLSYGSKQTSMSDVLAKAAKLDVGYFLCVSVTQAQFPTMLEAIAPYPQVFASCGVHPLNQEPGVDTALLLTQAADERVIAIGETGLDYFYSPENKEVQQASFREHIRVARALNKPLIIHTRDAQQDTLQIMREEGADQVGGVLHCFTESLEMAQAAMAMGFYISISGIATFKNASALQEVVKALPLDRLLVETDSPYLAPVPHRGRENEPAFVRDVAQFIADLRHIPLNELAEATSRNFFELFKLAKK from the coding sequence ATGTTACTCGTTGATTCCCACTGTCATCTCGATCGCCTCAGCTATGGCAGCAAGCAGACCAGCATGTCTGATGTACTTGCCAAGGCCGCGAAACTGGACGTGGGATATTTTCTCTGTGTCAGTGTGACTCAGGCACAGTTCCCGACCATGCTCGAGGCGATCGCTCCCTATCCCCAGGTGTTTGCCTCTTGCGGTGTACACCCGCTCAATCAGGAACCCGGGGTGGATACAGCCTTGTTGCTGACACAGGCTGCGGACGAAAGAGTGATCGCCATCGGCGAAACTGGGCTTGACTACTTTTATTCCCCTGAAAACAAAGAGGTGCAGCAAGCTTCTTTCCGCGAACATATCCGGGTTGCCCGCGCGTTGAACAAGCCGCTGATCATCCACACTCGCGATGCCCAGCAAGATACCTTGCAGATCATGCGTGAAGAGGGAGCTGATCAGGTGGGCGGTGTGCTGCACTGTTTCACCGAGTCTCTCGAGATGGCGCAAGCCGCGATGGCGATGGGGTTCTATATCTCCATCTCCGGGATCGCCACCTTCAAAAATGCGTCTGCACTGCAAGAAGTGGTCAAGGCTCTGCCCCTCGACAGATTGCTGGTCGAGACCGACTCGCCCTATCTTGCACCTGTTCCGCATCGGGGGAGGGAGAACGAACCTGCCTTTGTGCGAGACGTTGCGCAGTTTATTGCCGATCTGCGTCATATTCCGCTTAATGAATTGGCAGAAGCCACCAGCCGGAATTTCTTTGAACTGTTCAAGCTGGCGAAAAAATAA
- the holB gene encoding DNA polymerase III subunit delta': MYPWLIPDWHALSQTAQSGRLGHAWLLLGDPGLGKEQLAERLARLHLCQQPDRGEPCGQCHSCQLFDKGNHPDLGTITRDSKTIGVEAIREICTRLQGSAHLGRGKVVIIPDAERMTESAANALLKTLEEPAGDSLLLLIASQVSRLLPTILSRCHKHVCQLPAEGETVRWLAEQGHQATLAQVRICQGAPLRVLDYIELQQDGTRRELLEQFVALSQSPVKATALCSQLGQETQVRLHWLQLFLCDALKTQAGCGHHQLAMPDLAILSQRLAEQHSSEKLLEAEQDLVALKAACQPGQLSNPTIHLMNWLSRWL, translated from the coding sequence ATGTATCCCTGGCTGATCCCTGACTGGCATGCCCTGAGCCAGACGGCCCAGTCCGGTCGTCTCGGCCACGCCTGGTTGTTGCTGGGCGATCCCGGTCTTGGCAAGGAGCAACTGGCTGAGCGGCTGGCGCGTTTGCACCTTTGCCAACAACCGGATCGTGGAGAACCGTGTGGTCAGTGCCACTCCTGCCAGCTGTTTGACAAGGGCAACCACCCGGATCTCGGCACCATAACGCGCGACAGCAAGACCATCGGGGTCGAGGCCATTCGCGAGATCTGCACCCGGCTGCAGGGCTCTGCCCATCTCGGCCGTGGCAAGGTGGTGATCATTCCTGATGCGGAGCGGATGACCGAATCCGCGGCCAATGCCCTGCTGAAAACCTTGGAAGAGCCGGCCGGCGACAGCTTGCTGTTGCTGATTGCCTCCCAGGTTTCCCGGTTGCTTCCCACCATTCTCAGTCGCTGTCACAAACATGTCTGTCAGTTGCCTGCGGAAGGGGAAACAGTACGCTGGTTGGCCGAGCAGGGTCATCAGGCCACTCTGGCTCAGGTGCGGATCTGTCAGGGGGCACCGCTGCGGGTACTCGACTATATCGAGCTGCAACAGGACGGTACTCGCCGCGAACTGCTGGAACAGTTTGTCGCCCTGAGTCAAAGTCCGGTCAAGGCGACGGCACTGTGCAGCCAGCTTGGTCAGGAGACGCAGGTCAGGTTGCACTGGTTGCAGCTCTTCTTGTGTGATGCCCTGAAAACCCAGGCCGGATGTGGTCACCATCAGCTGGCCATGCCTGATCTGGCCATCTTGAGCCAGCGGTTGGCGGAGCAGCACTCCAGCGAAAAACTGCTGGAGGCAGAACAAGATCTGGTTGCCCTGAAAGCGGCCTGTCAGCCGGGTCAGCTCTCCAATCCCACCATCCATCTGATGAACTGGCTCAGTCGCTGGTTATAA
- the tmk gene encoding dTMP kinase, protein MSKFIVIEGLEGAGKSSAVRYVTDYLQRHGINRIECTREPGGTPLAERMRAIVKEVHDERLTIEAELLLMYASRVQLVETRIKPALADGIWVVGDRHDLSSQAYQGGGRGIDAQLIGAIKQAVLGNFKPDFTLYLDIDPALGLQRARHRGELDRIELEQLSFFERTRTRYLELAAQDDSIVVIDAAQTPEQVKAAIECALDHYLSNEPLCIPG, encoded by the coding sequence ATGTCTAAATTTATTGTGATCGAAGGATTGGAAGGGGCAGGGAAGAGCTCGGCCGTTCGTTATGTGACCGACTATCTGCAGCGCCACGGCATCAACCGGATCGAGTGCACCCGCGAGCCGGGTGGTACGCCACTGGCCGAGCGGATGCGGGCTATCGTCAAAGAGGTGCACGACGAGCGCCTCACCATCGAGGCGGAATTGCTGCTGATGTATGCCTCCCGGGTACAACTGGTGGAGACCCGCATCAAGCCGGCACTGGCCGATGGTATCTGGGTGGTGGGGGATCGCCACGATCTCTCCTCCCAGGCCTATCAGGGGGGCGGCCGTGGTATCGATGCCCAGCTTATCGGAGCCATCAAGCAGGCGGTGCTCGGCAACTTCAAGCCGGATTTCACCCTCTATCTCGATATCGATCCTGCCCTTGGCTTGCAGCGCGCACGCCATCGCGGCGAGCTGGATCGCATCGAACTGGAGCAACTGAGCTTCTTCGAGCGTACCCGAACTCGTTATCTCGAACTGGCCGCCCAGGATGATTCCATTGTGGTGATCGATGCGGCGCAAACGCCGGAACAGGTCAAAGCGGCCATCGAGTGTGCATTGGATCACTATCTGTCGAACGAGCCGCTATGTATCCCTGGCTGA
- the mltG gene encoding endolytic transglycosylase MltG: protein MKFNRLYTLLAGAALTVAAAGGYVHYKWQQVETLTNKGPTRLFTVEKGAHAARLIAELGEGETSPWAVRLWLRSHPELVAIKSGTYEIKEGAPLKETLSLFASGKEFHFSLTFVEGSRFEDWQKQLSSAPYLERLTVEQSEADLAQELGIENGKLEGWFLPETYAYTTHASDLSILRRAHQDMETFLQQSWEKRQANLPYKTPYEALIMASIIEKETGQPDERAQIASVFVNRLRLGMKLQTDPTVIYGVKDRFDGNIRRSDLTDKNPYNTYVIDGLPPTPIAMPGKASIEAALNPKSTDYLYFVAKGGGAHYFSKTLDEHNRAVREYILKKP from the coding sequence TTGAAGTTTAATCGGCTTTACACCCTGCTCGCGGGGGCGGCACTGACGGTAGCCGCTGCCGGGGGCTATGTACATTACAAATGGCAACAGGTAGAGACGCTCACCAACAAGGGGCCGACCCGGCTCTTTACGGTGGAGAAGGGCGCCCATGCGGCGCGCCTGATCGCCGAACTGGGTGAGGGGGAAACCAGCCCCTGGGCGGTGCGGCTCTGGCTGCGCAGCCATCCCGAACTGGTGGCCATCAAATCGGGCACCTATGAAATCAAGGAAGGGGCCCCTCTCAAGGAGACCCTTTCCCTGTTCGCATCGGGCAAGGAGTTTCACTTCAGCCTCACCTTCGTCGAAGGTTCCCGTTTCGAGGATTGGCAAAAGCAACTCTCCAGCGCCCCATACCTTGAGCGGTTGACCGTCGAGCAATCCGAAGCCGACCTGGCGCAGGAACTCGGCATCGAGAATGGCAAGCTGGAGGGTTGGTTCCTGCCGGAAACCTATGCCTATACCACCCATGCCAGCGATCTCTCGATCCTGCGTCGCGCCCATCAGGATATGGAGACTTTCCTGCAGCAGAGCTGGGAGAAACGTCAGGCCAACCTGCCTTACAAGACCCCTTATGAGGCGCTGATCATGGCCTCCATCATCGAGAAAGAGACCGGCCAGCCGGACGAGCGGGCGCAGATCGCCTCCGTATTCGTCAACCGTCTGCGTCTGGGCATGAAGTTGCAAACCGATCCCACCGTCATTTACGGGGTGAAGGATCGCTTCGATGGCAACATTCGCCGCAGCGATCTGACCGACAAGAATCCCTACAACACCTATGTGATCGACGGTCTGCCGCCCACGCCTATTGCCATGCCAGGAAAGGCCTCCATCGAAGCTGCGCTTAACCCCAAGTCGACTGATTATCTCTATTTTGTCGCCAAGGGGGGCGGTGCCCACTATTTCTCCAAGACTCTCGATGAACACAATCGGGCGGTTCGTGAATACATATTGAAGAAACCCTAA
- the pabC gene encoding aminodeoxychorismate lyase, giving the protein MLINGVKLDTISAHDRGLAYGDGHFTTMAVREGQVLLWPAHLARLQQTNSRLGLVEPDWDLLTREVEEMVAEQPQCVAKVILTRGEGGRGYDGSGCQHTTRIVTLAPFPTHYGQWQQEGIEMVVCRQRIGDAPMLAGLKTLNRLEQVLLKSELVSRNAVEGIVLNSRGFLIEGVSANLFWRRGKTVFTPDLARGGVDGIMRRQVMAMLKQMSIELRVVEAPLESLWQAEEVWLTNTLMGIVPVNGIEDIHYPPAVLSRRLQERLVIEV; this is encoded by the coding sequence TTGCTTATCAATGGCGTGAAGCTTGATACCATCTCGGCCCATGATCGGGGGCTGGCTTATGGTGACGGTCATTTCACCACCATGGCGGTGAGAGAAGGACAGGTATTGCTGTGGCCAGCGCATCTGGCTCGACTGCAACAGACCAATAGCCGGCTGGGATTGGTTGAACCGGACTGGGATCTCTTGACCCGGGAGGTTGAAGAGATGGTGGCCGAGCAGCCACAATGCGTGGCCAAGGTGATCCTGACCCGCGGCGAGGGGGGGCGGGGCTATGACGGCAGCGGATGTCAGCACACAACCCGGATTGTCACTCTGGCGCCATTTCCCACTCACTATGGCCAGTGGCAACAGGAGGGGATCGAGATGGTGGTGTGCCGCCAGCGGATCGGTGATGCCCCCATGCTGGCCGGGCTTAAAACCTTGAATCGTCTGGAGCAGGTATTGCTGAAAAGCGAACTTGTCAGCCGAAATGCAGTCGAAGGGATAGTGCTTAACAGTCGCGGTTTTCTCATTGAAGGGGTCAGTGCCAATCTGTTTTGGCGTCGGGGCAAGACGGTGTTTACGCCCGATCTCGCCCGCGGTGGTGTCGATGGCATCATGCGTCGCCAGGTGATGGCGATGTTGAAACAGATGAGTATTGAGTTGCGTGTGGTAGAGGCTCCGCTGGAGTCACTATGGCAGGCGGAAGAGGTGTGGCTCACCAATACCCTGATGGGGATCGTGCCGGTCAATGGCATCGAGGATATTCACTATCCCCCAGCGGTATTGAGTCGCCGTTTACAGGAGCGTTTGGTCATTGAAGTTTAA
- the fabF gene encoding beta-ketoacyl-ACP synthase II — protein sequence MSKRRVVVTGLGMLSPVGNTAESSWQALLNGQSGISLIEHFDASEFATRFAGLVKDFDPEQYGINRKDARKMDLFIQYGIAAGMQALDDSGLTINEENAERVGVAIGSGIGGLGLIEQNHESLVNGGPRKISPFFVPSTIINMVSGHLSIMKGLQGPNIAVTTACTTGTHAIGMAGRMIAYGDADVMVAGGAEKASTAMGMGGFAAAKALSNRNDEPQKASRPWDKDRDGFVLGDGAGVLVLEEYEHAKARGAKIYAELVGFGMSGDAYHMTAPPADGNGGARAMKNAIKDAGIAPEQIGYINAHGTSTPLGDVAELRGMKSVFGEHAKSLMISSTKSMTGHLLGAAGAIEAIITVLALRDQVAPPTINLDNPDDECDLDLVPHVAKPGSFEYALSNSFGFGGTNGSLIFKRV from the coding sequence GTGTCAAAACGCAGAGTCGTGGTGACCGGCTTGGGGATGCTTTCCCCGGTGGGTAACACTGCCGAATCCAGCTGGCAAGCACTGCTCAACGGGCAGAGCGGCATTTCCCTTATCGAACACTTTGATGCCAGCGAGTTTGCAACCCGCTTCGCAGGTCTGGTCAAGGATTTCGATCCCGAGCAGTACGGTATCAACCGTAAAGACGCTCGCAAGATGGATCTCTTCATTCAATACGGCATCGCGGCCGGTATGCAGGCGCTGGATGATTCCGGGCTGACCATCAATGAAGAGAATGCCGAACGTGTCGGCGTGGCGATTGGCTCCGGTATCGGCGGTCTGGGTCTGATTGAACAGAACCACGAAAGCTTGGTCAACGGCGGCCCGCGCAAGATCAGTCCCTTCTTCGTTCCGTCCACCATCATCAATATGGTGTCCGGTCATCTTTCCATCATGAAAGGTCTGCAAGGGCCGAACATCGCTGTGACCACCGCCTGTACCACTGGTACCCATGCCATCGGTATGGCGGGTCGGATGATCGCTTACGGTGATGCCGATGTGATGGTCGCCGGTGGCGCCGAGAAAGCCTCCACCGCGATGGGGATGGGTGGCTTCGCTGCCGCCAAGGCACTCTCCAACCGCAACGACGAGCCGCAAAAAGCGAGCCGTCCGTGGGATAAAGATCGCGATGGTTTCGTGCTGGGTGACGGTGCCGGTGTACTGGTACTGGAAGAGTACGAACACGCCAAGGCCCGTGGCGCCAAGATCTACGCCGAGCTGGTCGGTTTTGGCATGAGCGGTGACGCGTACCACATGACTGCGCCTCCTGCAGATGGCAACGGTGGCGCCCGCGCCATGAAAAATGCCATCAAGGATGCGGGCATTGCCCCCGAGCAGATTGGTTACATCAACGCGCATGGTACCTCCACCCCGCTGGGTGATGTGGCCGAGCTGCGTGGCATGAAGTCGGTGTTTGGTGAGCACGCCAAATCTTTGATGATCAGCTCCACCAAGTCCATGACCGGTCACCTGCTGGGCGCCGCCGGAGCCATCGAGGCGATCATCACTGTGTTGGCTCTGCGTGATCAGGTGGCTCCACCCACCATCAACCTGGACAACCCGGATGATGAGTGCGATCTGGATCTGGTGCCCCATGTGGCCAAGCCAGGCAGCTTCGAGTACGCCCTTTCCAACTCGTTTGGTTTTGGCGGCACCAATGGCTCACTGATCTTCAAACGCGTATAA
- the acpP gene encoding acyl carrier protein, translating to MSNIEERVKKIIIEQLGVKEEDVKNAASFVDDLGADSLDTVELVMALEEEFDTEIPDEEAEKITTVQAAIDYITANQE from the coding sequence ATGAGCAACATCGAAGAACGCGTAAAGAAAATCATCATCGAACAACTGGGTGTTAAAGAGGAAGACGTTAAGAACGCTGCCTCCTTCGTCGACGACCTGGGCGCTGACTCTTTGGATACCGTTGAACTGGTAATGGCGCTGGAAGAAGAATTCGATACCGAAATTCCTGATGAAGAAGCCGAGAAGATCACCACTGTTCAAGCGGCTATCGACTACATCACCGCTAATCAGGAATAA
- the fabG gene encoding 3-oxoacyl-ACP reductase FabG, which produces MSFTDKVVLVTGASRGIGRAIAETFVARGAKVVGTATSESGAEAISAYLGDNGCGMALNVTSQESIEAVFAAIKARFGDIDILINNAGITRDNLLMRMKDDEWNEIIDTNLTSLYRLSKPVLRAMMKKRHGRIISIGSVVGTMGNAGQVNYAAAKAGLVGFTKSLAREVASRGITVNAVAPGFIETDMTRALNDDQRAGIMSQVPAARLGDPKEIAAAVVFLASDEAAYITGETLHVNGGMYMV; this is translated from the coding sequence ATGAGCTTTACCGATAAGGTTGTGTTGGTGACCGGTGCCAGTCGTGGCATCGGCCGTGCGATTGCCGAAACATTCGTGGCCCGTGGCGCGAAAGTGGTCGGTACGGCGACCAGTGAGAGCGGTGCCGAGGCGATCAGCGCCTATCTGGGCGACAATGGTTGCGGCATGGCACTGAACGTGACCAGCCAGGAATCCATCGAAGCCGTCTTCGCCGCCATCAAGGCGCGCTTTGGCGACATCGACATCCTGATCAACAACGCGGGGATCACCCGTGACAACTTGTTGATGCGGATGAAAGATGACGAGTGGAACGAGATCATCGATACCAATCTGACCTCGCTTTATCGTCTGAGCAAACCGGTGTTGCGTGCCATGATGAAGAAACGTCACGGTCGCATCATCAGCATTGGCTCCGTGGTGGGAACCATGGGCAATGCCGGTCAGGTCAACTATGCTGCCGCCAAGGCCGGTCTGGTTGGTTTTACCAAATCGTTGGCGCGGGAAGTGGCATCCCGTGGTATCACAGTGAACGCGGTTGCTCCCGGTTTCATCGAAACCGACATGACCCGTGCCCTGAATGACGATCAACGTGCCGGCATCATGAGTCAGGTGCCTGCCGCCCGTTTGGGTGATCCAAAAGAAATTGCCGCAGCTGTGGTATTCTTGGCTTCTGATGAAGCAGCCTATATCACCGGCGAAACCCTGCATGTTAATGGCGGGATGTACATGGTGTAA
- the fabD gene encoding ACP S-malonyltransferase, with the protein MTQFAIAFPGQGSQSVGMLAELAEQHAVIKETFAEASQVLGYDLFALVMDGPVEDLNKTWRTQPALLTASVALWRLWQQQGGATPAMMAGHSLGEYSALVCSGALDFADAVKLVELRGLAMQEAVPEGTGAMAAIIGLDNESIAANCEKAAEGQVVSPVNFNSPGQVVIAGHKEAVERANVLMKESGAKRALPLPVSVPSHCALMKPAAEKLAAALDGIEIKVPTIAVINNVDVSCEQDPAAIKQALVRQLFSPVRWTETVERMANEGVTLEIEMGPGKVLTGLAKRIDKRVEGIHANDAVSFEQALAQIK; encoded by the coding sequence ATGACCCAATTTGCCATTGCCTTCCCGGGACAAGGTTCCCAGTCCGTAGGCATGCTGGCCGAGCTGGCCGAACAACATGCCGTGATCAAGGAGACCTTCGCCGAGGCGAGCCAGGTGCTGGGTTATGACCTGTTTGCCTTGGTGATGGATGGTCCGGTTGAAGATCTGAACAAAACCTGGCGCACTCAGCCTGCGCTGCTGACAGCCTCTGTCGCTCTGTGGCGCCTGTGGCAACAGCAGGGTGGGGCAACGCCTGCCATGATGGCGGGTCACAGCCTGGGTGAGTACTCCGCGCTGGTTTGCAGCGGCGCACTCGATTTTGCCGATGCGGTCAAACTGGTCGAGCTGCGTGGTCTGGCCATGCAGGAAGCGGTACCGGAAGGCACCGGCGCCATGGCGGCCATCATCGGCCTGGATAACGAATCCATCGCCGCCAACTGCGAAAAAGCGGCAGAAGGGCAGGTGGTCTCTCCGGTCAACTTTAACTCTCCGGGCCAGGTGGTTATCGCCGGTCACAAAGAGGCCGTTGAGCGCGCCAACGTGCTGATGAAAGAGTCGGGTGCCAAGCGTGCGTTGCCGCTGCCAGTCTCCGTACCGTCTCACTGCGCGTTGATGAAACCTGCCGCAGAAAAACTGGCAGCTGCGCTGGACGGGATCGAGATCAAGGTTCCAACCATCGCTGTCATCAATAATGTCGACGTATCCTGTGAACAGGATCCGGCCGCCATCAAGCAAGCGCTGGTACGTCAGCTGTTCAGCCCGGTTCGTTGGACCGAGACTGTCGAACGGATGGCCAACGAGGGGGTTACCCTCGAGATCGAGATGGGACCGGGCAAAGTGTTGACCGGGCTCGCCAAGCGTATCGACAAGCGCGTGGAAGGTATTCACGCCAACGATGCCGTCTCTTTCGAGCAGGCGCTGGCCCAGATCAAGTAA